One Nitrospira sp. DNA window includes the following coding sequences:
- a CDS encoding Gluconolactonase, translating to MRPDAIVDLKTDEGMALVKGQWRYREVKVVEVDHHGPGADLAPSGPPNRTQDIDVHAGAADFDDSSWEQIKPAQLEERRSTGRLCFNWYRTSVTIPERIGSFDPTGATIVLEVAIDDYAEMWVDGRLPLVLGQAGGQLIKGFNAPNRVVLTRNAKVGQTIQLALFGINGPLSNPPGNFIWVRSATLDFYRPNHIGPTRFVKTEIVKVDPGLDQIVAPGTQLEHLAGGFLFTEGPVWVPATANASGYLLFSDPNANRIYRWSAEGQVSVFRAKSGYSGFDVGDYHQPGSNGLTLDRQGRLTINQHGNRRVILVEPHGNITVLADRYDGKRLNSPNDLVYRSDGVLYFTDPPFGLPKAFDDPRKELSYSGVYCVKDGQVKLVSTDLDAPNGLALSPDEQFLYVNNWNDRRKVILRYDVNADCTLSNGKLFFDMTDAPGNDALDGLKVDQKGNVYSTGPGGLWILSPEGKQVGLIKGPEDPHNLAWGDDDGKTLYITALTGIYRLRMNIAGVRP from the coding sequence GTGCGGCCGGATGCGATTGTGGATTTGAAGACGGACGAAGGGATGGCGCTGGTCAAGGGCCAGTGGCGATACCGTGAGGTGAAGGTCGTCGAGGTTGACCATCACGGCCCTGGAGCAGACCTCGCGCCTTCCGGCCCGCCGAATCGCACGCAAGACATCGACGTCCACGCCGGCGCCGCCGACTTCGACGATTCCAGTTGGGAGCAAATCAAACCCGCGCAATTGGAAGAGCGGCGTTCGACCGGACGGCTCTGCTTCAACTGGTACCGCACGAGCGTGACGATCCCTGAGAGGATCGGCTCGTTCGATCCCACCGGAGCGACGATCGTCTTGGAGGTCGCGATCGATGACTATGCGGAAATGTGGGTGGACGGGAGGTTGCCGCTGGTCTTGGGGCAAGCAGGCGGTCAGTTGATCAAGGGGTTCAATGCGCCGAATCGGGTCGTGCTGACAAGGAACGCAAAGGTCGGCCAGACAATTCAGCTCGCACTGTTCGGGATCAACGGCCCCCTGTCCAATCCTCCGGGGAACTTCATCTGGGTGCGCTCCGCCACACTCGATTTCTACAGGCCCAATCACATCGGGCCAACGCGGTTCGTCAAGACCGAGATCGTGAAGGTCGATCCGGGGCTCGATCAGATCGTTGCGCCGGGCACGCAACTCGAGCACCTCGCCGGTGGCTTTCTGTTCACCGAAGGACCGGTCTGGGTTCCGGCCACCGCTAATGCCTCGGGATACCTCCTCTTCAGTGATCCCAACGCCAACAGGATCTATCGTTGGTCGGCGGAAGGGCAGGTCTCCGTCTTTCGCGCCAAGAGCGGCTATAGCGGCTTCGACGTCGGTGACTATCACCAGCCCGGCTCGAACGGGTTGACCTTGGACAGGCAAGGTCGCCTCACGATCAACCAGCACGGCAACCGCCGTGTCATTCTGGTCGAGCCACACGGCAACATCACGGTGTTGGCCGACCGGTATGACGGCAAACGACTCAACAGCCCCAACGATCTCGTCTATCGCTCCGACGGGGTCCTCTATTTCACCGATCCGCCGTTCGGCTTGCCGAAGGCTTTCGACGACCCACGCAAGGAACTGTCCTACAGCGGCGTCTATTGCGTGAAGGATGGGCAGGTGAAGCTCGTGAGCACTGATCTCGATGCGCCGAACGGGCTCGCGCTCTCGCCGGACGAGCAGTTTCTGTATGTGAACAATTGGAACGACAGGCGAAAGGTGATTCTGCGTTATGACGTGAACGCCGATTGCACCTTGTCAAACGGCAAGCTTTTCTTCGACATGACGGACGCGCCCGGCAATGACGCGTTGGACGGCCTGAAAGTCGATCAGAAAGGCAACGTCTATTCCACGGGTCCGGGAGGACTCTGGATCCTCTCGCCGGAAGGGAAACAGGTGGGGCTCATCAAGGGCCCGGAAGATCCGCATAATTTGGCCTGGGGAGACGACGACGGCAAGACGCTCTACATCACGGCGTTGACAGGCATCTATCGCCTTCGTATGAACATTGCTGGGGTACGGCCATGA